In Holophagales bacterium, one DNA window encodes the following:
- a CDS encoding ChbG/HpnK family deacetylase translates to MSSGRALVVTADDVGLHPGMTAGALAAHDGGLVTACSLSACGAAFGEAVAALACRPGLDVGVHLTLVEERPLSPAGEVPTLVDGNGRFLPGFPIFVARYALGAIACDEVEREWRRQIARVFDAGLAPLHLNSHQHLHTLPRLFALTVRLAREHGIPFVRVPGDPAAFRSLRPRALAVRALDRLGRRARRRLDSAEPPSVRAVDRTVGVLVAGQLDEPALLSVLEDVEGTAELVCHPGRGDADLAHAYDWGYRWDAETAALRSPRAAAALAARGIELTRFSRLAPLSGSPVPRPPTATVAPRR, encoded by the coding sequence GTGAGCTCGGGGCGCGCGCTCGTCGTCACCGCCGACGACGTCGGCCTCCATCCCGGCATGACCGCTGGCGCTCTGGCGGCGCACGACGGCGGCCTGGTGACCGCGTGCAGCCTCTCGGCCTGCGGCGCGGCCTTCGGCGAGGCCGTCGCCGCGCTCGCCTGCCGGCCAGGTCTCGATGTCGGGGTGCATCTCACGCTGGTGGAGGAGCGCCCGCTCTCGCCCGCCGGCGAAGTGCCGACGCTCGTCGACGGCAATGGGCGCTTCCTTCCGGGGTTTCCCATCTTCGTCGCCCGCTACGCGCTCGGCGCCATCGCCTGCGACGAGGTCGAGCGCGAATGGCGACGGCAGATCGCGCGGGTGTTCGACGCCGGGCTCGCGCCGCTGCACCTCAACTCGCACCAGCATCTGCACACCCTGCCGCGGCTCTTCGCGCTCACCGTCCGGCTGGCGCGCGAGCACGGCATCCCGTTCGTGCGCGTTCCTGGGGATCCCGCCGCCTTCCGGAGCCTTCGTCCGCGCGCCCTGGCCGTTCGCGCGCTCGACCGCCTCGGCCGCCGCGCCCGGCGCCGCCTCGACTCCGCCGAGCCCCCCTCCGTTCGGGCCGTCGACCGCACCGTCGGCGTGCTGGTCGCCGGCCAGCTCGACGAGCCGGCGCTCCTCTCGGTTCTCGAGGACGTCGAAGGGACTGCGGAGCTCGTCTGTCACCCCGGTCGCGGCGACGCCGACCTCGCTCACGCCTACGACTGGGGCTACCGCTGGGACGCCGAGACCGCCGCTCTCCGCTCCCCCCGTGCCGCCGCCGCCCTCGCGGCGCGCGGGATCGAGCTGACGCGCTTCTCGCGACTCGCGCCGCTCTCGGGCTCGCCCGTGCCTAGGCCCCCAACGGCAACGGTCGCGCCGCGTCGGTGA
- a CDS encoding glycosyltransferase family 2 protein: MNERPTVSLVVPMFNEQENIEHALDCGIESLARYARDWEVIVVDDASTDGSAALVERLSAAEPRIRLLRHERNQKLGGTLRTGFAACRHEVVLYMDADLPFDPDVLGPALRALAVTRADLIAGYRLDRTTEGLLRTIYSYCYNTLIGFLFGWPHRDINFSFKLLRREVLDAVELRSEGSLIDAELIVKARNLGFVIQQIGLDYFPRVRGTSTLSSPGVILKILRELVMLFPDMRRPRRRASTPPATPAP, translated from the coding sequence ATGAACGAACGCCCCACCGTCTCCCTCGTCGTACCGATGTTCAACGAGCAGGAGAACATCGAGCACGCCCTCGACTGCGGCATCGAGTCCCTGGCGCGCTATGCCCGGGACTGGGAGGTGATCGTCGTCGACGACGCCTCGACGGACGGTTCGGCGGCGCTCGTCGAGCGGCTGTCCGCCGCCGAGCCGCGCATCCGCCTCCTGCGGCACGAACGGAATCAGAAGCTCGGCGGCACCCTGCGCACCGGCTTCGCTGCCTGCCGCCACGAGGTCGTCCTCTACATGGACGCCGACCTGCCGTTCGACCCGGACGTGCTCGGCCCGGCGCTTCGCGCCCTGGCGGTGACGCGCGCCGACCTCATCGCCGGCTACCGGCTCGACCGGACGACCGAGGGCCTGCTGCGCACGATCTACTCGTACTGCTACAACACGCTGATCGGCTTCCTCTTCGGCTGGCCCCACCGCGACATCAACTTCTCCTTCAAGCTGCTACGGCGCGAGGTGCTCGACGCCGTCGAGCTGCGCTCGGAAGGGTCGCTGATCGACGCCGAGCTGATCGTCAAGGCGCGCAATCTCGGTTTCGTCATCCAGCAGATCGGTCTGGACTACTTCCCGCGGGTGCGCGGCACCTCGACGCTGTCGTCGCCCGGGGTGATCCTCAAGATCCTGCGCGAGCTCGTCATGCTCTTCCCGGACATGCGCCGGCCCCGCCGCCGAGCTTCCACGCCTCCCGCGACCCCGGCACCGTGA
- a CDS encoding nucleotidyltransferase domain-containing protein — MTPPTDEPLDRILHDLQERAKELNCLYRVDEALARSEAPTDEVVREVLAAIPAGWQHPDRCAARATLGNRVYESNGFQPSPWKQAAPVVVQGEMSGWLEVYYTSPPGRAGEDPFSREEQKLLETIAERLASMLSRRRSQRALGNHGDNAAPEWWVILEFLRRTDRALLGRLGRKMINYLCWSGVEEAERLLREAAPVISDEDAFDENRPLPRTALAADSATVEAAFRIAVLHLPEGEILNCIQSWIKEDKTTFLKHAVERVDTPLAELVDALQRFRQSGVDEHELSAATQTGLRAALVRRFLTDQLEFVNIAKTVLQVSDFHDLAQRVVYPPKSHGRIGGKSAGLFLAAKILERATEYRDVLGEIKIPRSWFIPSDGLLDFILHNDLAEVHNRKYDETDRVRLEYPHLVQLFKNSFFSAEMIRGLTVVLDELEGRPIIVRSSSLLEDRLGSAFSGKYKSLFLGNVGTKRERLTALCDAIAEVYASVFSPDPIEYRARKGFLDMHEEMGILIQEVVGTRIGPYWLPVFAGVGFSNNEFRWSARIRREDGLLRIVPGLGTRAVDRLADDYPVLVAPGQPGLRVNQTAEEALRYAPSKLDVVNLETGEFESIDARAFVAEYGEQLPMARQILSLVDHDRLRRIRGLIDFAKDPLVVTFEGLLSDSSFLQRMRTLLQVLCERLKTPVDIEFACDGENVYLLQCRPQGATSGASPVPIPRDLPRERVIFSANRYVSNGQVGDITHLVYVDPEGYAALDHTALKEVGHCVGRLNRVLPKRQFILMGPGRWGSRGDIRLGVPVTYADISNTAVLIEIARQKEGYVPDLSFGTHFFQDLVESSIRYLPLYPDDPEVVFQEAFFRRSRNALADLLPEFAHLAAVVHVIDVRREAEGLVLKVLMNAELDEAVGVLSLPSAGPEDRGAPGVPEATERRPDDHWRWRLRMAQRLAAALDPVRFGVRALYLFGSTKNATAGPASDLDLLVHLEAGVTDQQRRSLEEWLEGWSLALAETNFLRTGYKTDGLLDVQYVTDADIARGESYAAKIDAVTDAARPLPLGA; from the coding sequence ATGACCCCACCGACCGACGAACCGCTCGACCGGATCCTCCACGACCTGCAGGAGCGGGCCAAGGAGCTCAACTGCCTCTACCGCGTCGACGAGGCGCTCGCCCGTTCCGAGGCGCCGACCGACGAGGTGGTGCGCGAGGTGCTGGCGGCGATTCCGGCCGGCTGGCAGCATCCGGACCGCTGCGCGGCGCGCGCCACCTTGGGCAACCGCGTCTACGAGTCGAACGGATTCCAGCCGAGCCCGTGGAAGCAGGCGGCGCCGGTGGTGGTCCAGGGGGAGATGTCGGGTTGGCTCGAGGTCTACTACACGAGCCCGCCGGGGCGCGCCGGAGAAGACCCGTTCTCGCGCGAGGAGCAGAAGCTGCTCGAGACGATCGCCGAGCGTCTCGCCTCGATGCTCTCGCGGCGCCGCTCGCAGCGCGCCCTGGGCAACCATGGCGACAATGCGGCTCCCGAATGGTGGGTGATCCTCGAGTTCCTGCGCCGCACGGATCGCGCGCTCCTCGGTCGGCTCGGGCGCAAGATGATCAACTACCTCTGCTGGAGCGGCGTCGAGGAGGCCGAGCGGCTGCTGCGCGAGGCGGCCCCGGTGATCTCCGACGAAGACGCGTTCGACGAGAACCGGCCGCTGCCCCGGACCGCGCTTGCCGCCGACTCGGCGACGGTCGAGGCGGCGTTCCGCATCGCCGTCCTCCACCTGCCCGAAGGCGAGATCCTCAACTGCATCCAGAGCTGGATCAAGGAGGACAAGACCACCTTCCTCAAGCACGCCGTCGAGCGGGTCGATACCCCGCTCGCCGAGCTGGTCGACGCGCTCCAGCGCTTCCGCCAGAGCGGTGTCGACGAGCACGAGCTCTCGGCGGCGACGCAGACCGGGCTGCGGGCCGCCCTGGTGCGTCGCTTCCTCACCGACCAGCTCGAGTTCGTCAACATCGCCAAGACGGTGCTCCAGGTGTCCGACTTCCACGATCTCGCCCAGCGCGTCGTCTACCCGCCGAAGAGCCACGGACGGATCGGCGGCAAGTCGGCGGGACTCTTTCTCGCCGCCAAGATCCTCGAGCGCGCCACCGAGTACCGCGACGTGCTCGGCGAGATCAAGATCCCGCGCAGCTGGTTCATCCCCTCCGACGGCCTGCTGGACTTCATCCTGCACAACGACCTCGCCGAGGTGCACAACCGCAAGTACGACGAGACCGACCGGGTGCGCCTCGAGTACCCGCACCTCGTCCAGCTCTTCAAGAACTCCTTCTTCTCCGCCGAGATGATCCGCGGCCTGACGGTGGTGCTCGACGAGCTCGAGGGACGGCCGATCATCGTGCGCAGCTCTTCGCTGCTCGAGGACCGTCTGGGCTCGGCCTTCTCGGGCAAGTACAAGAGTCTCTTCCTCGGCAACGTCGGCACGAAGCGCGAGCGGCTCACCGCGCTCTGCGACGCCATCGCCGAGGTCTACGCTTCGGTTTTCTCGCCCGACCCGATCGAGTACCGCGCCCGCAAGGGCTTCCTCGACATGCACGAGGAGATGGGGATCCTCATCCAGGAAGTGGTCGGGACGCGGATCGGACCGTACTGGCTGCCGGTCTTCGCCGGGGTGGGCTTCTCGAACAACGAGTTCCGCTGGTCGGCGCGCATCCGCCGGGAGGACGGGTTGCTGCGCATCGTTCCCGGTCTCGGGACGCGCGCCGTCGATCGCCTGGCCGACGACTACCCGGTGCTGGTCGCACCCGGTCAGCCCGGGCTGCGGGTCAACCAGACGGCTGAGGAGGCGCTGCGCTACGCCCCGAGCAAGCTCGACGTGGTCAACCTCGAGACCGGCGAGTTCGAGTCGATCGACGCGCGCGCCTTCGTCGCCGAGTACGGCGAGCAACTGCCGATGGCGCGCCAGATCCTCTCGCTCGTCGACCACGACCGGCTGCGACGGATCCGCGGCCTGATCGACTTCGCCAAGGACCCGCTGGTGGTCACCTTCGAAGGGCTGCTGTCCGACTCCTCGTTCCTGCAGCGCATGCGGACCCTCCTGCAGGTGCTCTGCGAGCGCCTGAAGACCCCGGTCGACATCGAGTTCGCCTGCGACGGCGAGAACGTCTACCTGCTGCAGTGCCGCCCGCAGGGAGCGACGAGCGGGGCGAGCCCGGTGCCGATCCCGCGCGACCTGCCGCGGGAGCGGGTGATCTTCTCGGCCAACCGCTACGTCTCGAACGGGCAGGTCGGCGACATCACCCATCTCGTCTACGTCGACCCGGAGGGCTATGCGGCGCTCGACCACACGGCGCTCAAGGAGGTCGGACACTGCGTCGGCCGACTCAATCGCGTTCTGCCGAAGCGCCAGTTCATCCTCATGGGGCCGGGCCGCTGGGGGAGCCGCGGCGACATCCGGCTGGGGGTGCCGGTGACCTACGCCGACATCAGCAACACCGCCGTGCTGATCGAGATCGCGCGCCAGAAGGAGGGGTATGTGCCCGACCTCTCCTTCGGGACGCACTTCTTCCAGGATCTCGTCGAGTCGTCGATCCGCTACCTCCCTCTCTACCCGGACGACCCGGAGGTGGTCTTCCAGGAGGCGTTCTTCCGCCGTTCGCGCAACGCGCTGGCCGACCTGCTGCCCGAGTTCGCCCATCTCGCCGCGGTCGTCCACGTCATCGACGTCCGGCGCGAAGCGGAAGGTCTGGTCCTCAAGGTGCTGATGAACGCCGAGCTCGACGAGGCCGTCGGCGTGCTTTCGCTGCCCAGCGCGGGACCGGAGGACCGCGGCGCTCCGGGAGTCCCCGAGGCGACCGAGCGGCGCCCCGACGACCACTGGCGATGGCGGTTGCGGATGGCCCAGCGGCTCGCCGCGGCGCTCGATCCGGTGCGCTTCGGCGTGCGGGCGCTCTATCTGTTCGGCAGCACCAAGAACGCCACCGCCGGCCCGGCCTCCGACCTCGACCTGCTGGTGCACCTCGAAGCGGGTGTCACCGATCAGCAGCGCCGTTCTCTCGAGGAGTGGCTCGAGGGCTGGAGCCTGGCGCTTGCCGAAACCAACTTTCTGCGCACCGGCTACAAGACCGACGGCCTGCTCGACGTCCAGTACGTCACCGACGCCGACATCGCGCGCGGCGAGAGCTACGCGGCCAAGATCGACGCCGTCACCGACGCGGCGCGACCGTTGCCGTTGGGGGCCTAG
- a CDS encoding glycosyltransferase family 39 protein: MPPTRRSTLTLPRVWLAAAAVVAIRVASAPHTLWEHDEGLFVLAVERFAPLLHHPHPPGYPLFIGLGKLLSPFAGDPFRALVVLAVLATAIGFVALVDAFRRLAGSFGAAGDRLALAAALLFHLSPAMLVQGPLPISDAPALAFLSLALAAAAHLGERPSLAATASLGAAAAAAVGCRPQLVVPVVPLLLLAWTPRLGWRRTLATVGAFAAVALAWFVPLAVATGGLGGLIDYELGHAGRIAEHQLADWRAAWPATRLAARFVAHGWGRAATALPLLSLAAVGAWTLVQRRVCSALPLAGLALGQLAFCLAAMEPADGVRYALPVTLGVAFAATAGAFALASALALPRLAPLPLAIVAGFGAAYVWPLLAERVTTPSPPAAAAAWIRDELPRDTAVLVAKTLLPHAAVLLADRERRSLEATPEMFAGETRRTVVMLTEGASSWPGARLFAWPPSDAYGKLTRAQYREVSVTSLPAERRFAALRGVHPYEPNGPDGWWWLADDCALRLYPDGHRRVRLTLREPPIVPFAANGIRLFVDGAPAATVSVPRGERREVELELPADAASVEIGLRAEIGLVPADSGLNPRDHRRVAVQLLGLEMLR; encoded by the coding sequence ATGCCGCCGACCCGCCGGTCGACCCTCACCCTTCCCAGGGTCTGGCTCGCTGCGGCCGCGGTCGTCGCCATCCGCGTGGCGAGCGCTCCGCACACCTTGTGGGAGCACGACGAGGGGCTCTTCGTCCTCGCGGTCGAGCGCTTCGCTCCGCTCCTCCACCACCCTCATCCTCCGGGGTACCCACTCTTCATCGGCCTCGGCAAGCTCCTCTCTCCGTTCGCCGGCGACCCGTTCCGCGCCCTCGTGGTGTTGGCCGTCTTGGCGACGGCGATCGGCTTCGTCGCGCTCGTCGATGCCTTCCGGCGGCTCGCCGGCTCGTTCGGCGCCGCGGGCGACCGTCTGGCGCTCGCCGCCGCGCTGCTCTTCCACCTCTCGCCGGCGATGCTCGTCCAGGGACCGCTGCCGATCTCCGACGCTCCGGCGCTGGCCTTCCTCTCGCTCGCGCTCGCCGCGGCGGCGCACCTCGGCGAGCGTCCGTCGCTCGCCGCCACCGCGAGCCTCGGTGCCGCCGCCGCCGCCGCGGTCGGTTGCCGCCCGCAGCTCGTCGTGCCGGTGGTCCCACTGCTCCTGCTCGCCTGGACGCCGCGGCTCGGATGGCGACGCACGCTCGCCACCGTCGGCGCCTTCGCGGCCGTCGCGCTCGCCTGGTTCGTGCCGCTGGCCGTCGCGACCGGCGGGCTCGGCGGGCTGATCGACTACGAGCTCGGTCACGCCGGCAGGATCGCCGAGCATCAGCTCGCCGACTGGCGCGCCGCGTGGCCCGCGACCCGTCTCGCGGCCCGCTTCGTCGCTCACGGCTGGGGGCGCGCCGCGACCGCGCTGCCGCTACTCTCGCTCGCCGCCGTCGGCGCCTGGACGCTCGTGCAGCGACGGGTTTGCTCCGCCCTGCCGCTCGCCGGCCTGGCCCTCGGTCAGCTCGCCTTCTGCCTCGCCGCGATGGAGCCGGCCGACGGCGTGCGCTATGCCCTGCCGGTCACGCTCGGTGTCGCCTTCGCCGCGACTGCCGGGGCCTTTGCGCTCGCCAGCGCGCTCGCCCTTCCGCGGCTCGCTCCGCTGCCGCTCGCCATCGTCGCCGGCTTCGGCGCCGCCTACGTCTGGCCGCTGCTCGCCGAGCGCGTGACGACTCCGTCGCCGCCCGCCGCCGCCGCCGCGTGGATCCGTGACGAGCTGCCGCGCGACACCGCGGTGCTGGTCGCCAAGACGCTCCTGCCGCACGCCGCGGTGCTGCTCGCCGATCGCGAGCGGCGGTCGCTCGAGGCGACTCCCGAGATGTTCGCCGGCGAGACGCGCCGCACCGTCGTCATGCTCACCGAAGGCGCCAGCAGCTGGCCGGGAGCCCGGCTCTTCGCCTGGCCGCCGAGCGATGCCTACGGCAAGCTGACCCGCGCGCAGTACCGCGAGGTTTCCGTCACGTCGCTACCCGCGGAACGGCGCTTCGCGGCGTTGCGCGGCGTCCACCCGTACGAACCGAACGGCCCGGACGGCTGGTGGTGGCTCGCCGACGACTGCGCGCTACGCCTCTATCCGGACGGACACCGGCGCGTCCGGCTGACGCTGCGCGAGCCGCCGATCGTGCCGTTCGCCGCCAACGGCATCCGCCTCTTCGTCGACGGCGCACCCGCCGCCACCGTCTCCGTGCCGCGGGGAGAGCGGCGCGAGGTCGAGCTCGAGCTCCCGGCGGACGCGGCCAGCGTGGAGATCGGTCTGCGCGCCGAGATCGGACTCGTGCCGGCCGACTCGGGCCTCAATCCACGCGACCACCGGCGCGTCGCCGTGCAGCTGCTCGGCCTCGAAATGCTACGCTGA